The nucleotide sequence GACTTTAATTTTTGTGGGTGAACTTCTAAACAACTTGTTGTATATATGAGGTTGGCAATGGAGAGGGATGGGAGCAAAGAGTGTCATGCAGGAAAATGTCCAACTTTCTTTAGGTCAAAGAAACTACCGGTCTTTCAAATGCTTCTTTCTCAGCACGTGAATAGTTGTGGCATGCAATTCCAAATTTGCGTGCTTTGACTAAGACGATGGTCCTTCTAGACCGCTTCATTTTTCAGTCAACTAGTACTCCCAAATCTATTAACTTCCAAAACGGTACCCCACCTTTGGATCCTTTCTTATAACCTTCGTCTCTGCCAAATCCCTTTTATAAATTGGCCACACTTGACAACCCACCCAAGTTATAGGAAGACGTGAAGAGCCAGCCCATTTAGCCgcagaagaagacgaagaagaaggAGGAGTTTTCCCATGGATTGCAAGAACCGGAAGCCAGTGAAAGTAGTGATCATCGGTACTCAATACATTGAAACAAACCCTTTGAGCTTCAAATCTGTCGTTCAGAGCCTCACCGGGAAGGATTCTTGCGTGGCATGGGTAGAAGAGAGCTCATACAAGAGCCGGAAGAGAAGGAGAACCGTGGACAAGTCAAGCGGCGACGCTGCCGCGAAACTGTCAAACTGTCGGTCGTTTAATGACTGGGATGGATTAGTGTTGGAGCTGCCTCCTGCTGAGGAACTGCGTTGGGTGTGGGGGAACTAGAAGCGATTAGCATTTACATTGTTGTGTAGACTAGTATATAGGATGAATATATTATCGGTATATgtgatatatataatatatatattcattaagCTTTAAACAATTTGCCTTTAGTATTATGGTTTGTCtgtttttttctcaaattaattAGCCTAAGTTTTCCATCTTTAATTGCTCTTTCACATTGGTGAAGGACTCTTCTGTTATTTTGTTCATCTTTCTGGGTGTCGTGGAGTATGAGGGTTTCTAAACAACTGCAGAATACGGGACATACTTTTTTTTCTGTGGTTGGATGTGGAGGCAGGAGG is from Vitis riparia cultivar Riparia Gloire de Montpellier isolate 1030 chromosome 10, EGFV_Vit.rip_1.0, whole genome shotgun sequence and encodes:
- the LOC117923107 gene encoding VQ motif-containing protein 10-like, with translation MDCKNRKPVKVVIIGTQYIETNPLSFKSVVQSLTGKDSCVAWVEESSYKSRKRRRTVDKSSGDAAAKLSNCRSFNDWDGLVLELPPAEELRWVWGN